A single Phycisphaerales bacterium DNA region contains:
- a CDS encoding prepilin-type N-terminal cleavage/methylation domain-containing protein, translating to MRNKNPQSHGRRFVITGRGFTLAELLVAVAIFVLIIIAVGQVFSAASTISGVGDSTNDLLQDSVAIERQIRDDIDRISHNGFLAIHSVAIPNDINVAITGKLLDPGRPQEAPIRADQLVFFGEGNFPSSTLQLMDDASATQTNPTDLWAAGSAARIYYGHAFQIPSSKDADLPTVSSVQYTYDPNPDAVMTPWMTGDVAQVRTRHSRSGDSNGDIYTFSDAGVADASQPAATDWILSRQAVVLADDDESPPDDDDKTFFQNLFRTAKSIFKDQTVAGITPQVRDGRHDIAATELPEIRALVTEDPQTGRQRFLLDQQQFISDQAVYWPRAERKPPSTSSLDQALSNHVLTGGCSEFIVEWTYDDLAGSAQDENNGSQLYGPRQPADRPIRWFGLSDAQVASLTGIDNLSEQEQRRVFRGVGNYRDLPLEEQAEVLTPETEGVFQKVVYPAEPDFGGFGGQAPYREYWAIFGYNQNGAFDTVGNLRQDFVPWPTALRITMVLNDRQKNLEGGRIFQFIVELPEK from the coding sequence ATGCGAAATAAGAACCCACAATCTCATGGTCGCCGCTTTGTGATCACAGGCCGCGGCTTTACCTTGGCAGAGCTCTTGGTGGCTGTTGCTATTTTTGTCTTGATTATTATTGCCGTGGGCCAGGTCTTTTCTGCGGCCTCGACCATCTCTGGTGTTGGTGATTCGACCAACGATCTCTTGCAAGATTCGGTGGCCATTGAGCGACAAATTCGTGATGACATTGATCGCATCAGTCATAATGGATTTTTGGCAATTCATTCAGTGGCCATCCCCAATGACATCAACGTGGCCATTACTGGCAAACTGCTTGATCCTGGCCGGCCACAAGAGGCGCCAATTCGCGCCGATCAACTGGTCTTCTTTGGCGAGGGAAACTTTCCAAGTAGCACACTTCAATTGATGGATGATGCGTCGGCAACGCAAACAAATCCCACCGACTTGTGGGCCGCAGGTTCAGCAGCCCGCATCTATTACGGTCACGCATTTCAAATACCATCTTCCAAAGATGCGGATCTACCGACTGTAAGTTCTGTTCAATACACCTATGATCCAAATCCTGATGCGGTCATGACCCCATGGATGACAGGTGATGTTGCTCAAGTGAGAACGCGGCATTCACGTTCCGGAGATAGTAATGGCGATATCTATACCTTCAGCGATGCAGGGGTGGCCGATGCCAGTCAGCCCGCGGCGACCGATTGGATTTTGAGTCGCCAGGCAGTGGTGCTGGCTGATGACGATGAGTCACCGCCGGATGATGACGATAAGACGTTTTTTCAGAACCTCTTCCGTACTGCGAAATCAATCTTTAAGGATCAAACAGTAGCGGGTATCACGCCACAAGTGCGCGATGGGCGACATGACATCGCCGCCACCGAGCTTCCAGAAATCCGTGCCTTGGTAACAGAAGACCCGCAAACGGGTCGGCAGCGGTTCTTGCTTGATCAGCAGCAGTTCATCAGTGATCAGGCGGTCTACTGGCCCCGCGCCGAGCGCAAGCCGCCCAGCACCAGCTCGCTTGACCAGGCGCTGAGTAATCATGTGCTAACGGGTGGATGTAGTGAGTTCATTGTCGAGTGGACGTATGACGATTTGGCGGGCAGCGCTCAAGATGAGAACAACGGTTCACAGTTGTACGGGCCACGGCAGCCGGCCGATCGACCAATTCGTTGGTTTGGTCTCAGCGATGCGCAGGTCGCCTCACTGACAGGTATTGATAATTTGAGCGAGCAAGAGCAGCGGCGCGTCTTCCGCGGTGTTGGTAACTATCGTGATCTTCCGCTCGAAGAGCAAGCAGAAGTATTGACCCCAGAAACAGAGGGGGTTTTTCAGAAAGTGGTCTACCCAGCTGAGCCAGACTTTGGCGGCTTTGGTGGACAGGCACCATACCGGGAGTATTGGGCCATCTTTGGTTACAACCAAAATGGCGCCTTTGATACTGTTGGCAACCTTCGCCAGGATTTTGTTCCATGGCCGACGGCCTTACGTATCACCATGGTGCTCAATGACCGGCAGAAGAATCTTGAAGGGGGGCGGATCTTCCAGTTCATCGTGGAGCTACCTGAGAAATGA